A region of Acidisarcina sp. DNA encodes the following proteins:
- a CDS encoding beta-propeller fold lactonase family protein, with product MKFRNIGQVLLASVVSVGLCLGVTSCSTSFTVGFLYVVGASTSNGASGQISGFKIDNDNGRLTPITKSPFSTAGANPIRAVMFPGGRFLYVLNSKPTGTAGGNIALFTVGGNGLLTFQESYSSQGANPVSIAAGSNGADFIYVLDQEVHDANGNVINSGNGAITVFSVDPNTGRLSLVTNQQVLTSGGSQLTYFPVGNKPTAFGPIANSTIVGSYIYTVDADQSVFPYAINASNGQLTVTPNGPQPTGATHISAIGGNSSNVFLLDAGNGGHSTILPYTRGPNGSLQTVVGGAIPNDPTVTNPSDLVVDSKGKFLYIANAGPNNNPANPASAISAYSILPNATSGLLTAVGGEPFPSGSQPVCILEDPSNQYIYTANHSDSTVTGRKIDTNTGVLNDLVKGSSIATTGSPTWCVVTGRTQ from the coding sequence ATGAAGTTCAGGAATATCGGCCAGGTACTCTTGGCCTCTGTCGTCTCCGTTGGGCTTTGCCTGGGAGTGACCTCGTGCAGCACCAGCTTTACCGTCGGCTTTCTTTATGTGGTCGGCGCGTCCACTTCCAATGGAGCCTCCGGCCAGATCTCCGGCTTCAAAATCGATAATGATAATGGCCGGTTGACGCCCATCACGAAGTCGCCCTTCAGCACCGCGGGCGCGAATCCTATCCGCGCCGTCATGTTCCCCGGCGGCCGTTTTCTCTATGTGCTGAACTCGAAGCCCACGGGAACCGCTGGTGGCAACATCGCGCTGTTCACGGTCGGCGGCAATGGGCTTCTCACCTTCCAGGAGAGCTACAGTAGCCAGGGCGCCAATCCGGTTTCTATCGCTGCGGGTAGTAATGGCGCTGATTTCATCTACGTTCTGGATCAGGAAGTACACGACGCCAACGGGAACGTGATTAACTCCGGGAATGGAGCCATCACGGTATTCTCCGTCGACCCCAACACCGGTCGCCTGTCGCTGGTAACCAACCAGCAGGTCCTGACCTCCGGCGGCAGCCAGTTGACGTATTTCCCGGTGGGCAACAAGCCAACGGCCTTCGGCCCCATCGCGAACAGCACGATCGTCGGCTCCTACATTTACACCGTCGATGCTGACCAGTCTGTCTTCCCCTATGCGATCAATGCTTCGAACGGCCAGTTGACGGTGACGCCCAACGGACCTCAGCCGACAGGCGCAACCCACATCAGTGCGATTGGCGGCAACTCCTCAAACGTCTTCCTGCTGGATGCGGGCAACGGCGGCCACAGCACGATCCTGCCCTATACGCGCGGACCCAACGGATCCCTGCAGACCGTCGTCGGCGGCGCGATTCCGAATGACCCGACCGTGACCAACCCCAGCGATCTGGTCGTCGATTCCAAGGGCAAGTTCCTCTATATCGCCAACGCCGGCCCCAACAACAATCCGGCCAACCCGGCTAGCGCGATCAGTGCCTATTCCATTCTTCCTAATGCGACCAGCGGTCTCCTGACCGCCGTCGGTGGCGAGCCGTTCCCCTCTGGCTCTCAGCCCGTCTGCATTCTGGAAGATCCCTCGAACCAGTACATCTATACCGCGAACCACAGCGACAGCACGGTGACTGGTCGAAAGATCGACACCAACACCGGCGTGCTGAATGATCTGGTGAAAGGATCGAGCATCGCAACCACGGGAAGCCCGACCTGGTGCGTGGTCACCGGCAGAACGCAATAA
- a CDS encoding beta-propeller fold lactonase family protein, whose protein sequence is MKLRKLGQVLLATAVSLGSSLAITSCGNVYTIDFLYVTSSKNNPGQVAVYKVDNQSGALTPLPQSPYPSGGRNPVAEVTSPDSKNLYVVNRDDNTVVQFAIGSDGKLYPLHTVNTPGGFPVAVAVNPAGTFLYVVDTYQPGFTDATPGPGALVVFPLAKDGSLGAPVNNGNLTYFPVGFSPMGVTALANGNSVYVATKHGTVATDTGRIYMFSTGSGGSVAPLGSGFVPAGVAPNAIASDPTGRFVYATDGVSNQLIGYTVTSGGILNPMINGPFKTDQFPNSITIDPRGYYIYVTNFNSNTLSAYALDQSNGTPAQVAGSGTFGTRTGPTCVVVEPGLGRYVYTSNFLDNTVTAFQLNPHTGSLVGVQNSPFAAPGQPTCVAAIAHGNHAVQAIP, encoded by the coding sequence ATGAAGTTGAGGAAATTAGGTCAGGTTCTGCTGGCCACTGCAGTATCCCTAGGTTCGAGTCTGGCAATCACGTCGTGTGGCAACGTATATACCATTGACTTCCTTTACGTGACCTCCTCGAAGAACAATCCCGGACAGGTCGCGGTCTATAAAGTCGATAACCAGTCAGGCGCGCTCACACCGCTTCCCCAGTCACCCTACCCGTCGGGCGGACGTAATCCCGTCGCGGAAGTGACCTCTCCGGACTCCAAGAATCTCTACGTCGTCAACCGCGACGACAACACCGTGGTACAGTTCGCAATCGGCAGCGATGGCAAGCTCTACCCCCTGCACACGGTAAATACACCGGGTGGCTTCCCCGTTGCGGTAGCTGTGAATCCAGCGGGTACCTTCCTCTATGTTGTGGATACCTACCAGCCCGGCTTTACCGATGCCACTCCGGGACCCGGCGCTCTCGTCGTCTTCCCGCTTGCCAAGGATGGATCGCTTGGCGCACCCGTGAATAACGGAAACCTCACCTACTTCCCGGTTGGCTTTTCGCCCATGGGCGTGACGGCTCTTGCTAACGGAAATTCGGTATATGTGGCTACCAAGCACGGCACTGTAGCCACCGACACAGGCCGCATCTACATGTTCAGCACGGGTAGCGGCGGTTCGGTCGCCCCCCTGGGAAGCGGCTTTGTTCCGGCAGGCGTAGCGCCGAATGCAATTGCCAGCGATCCCACGGGCCGCTTCGTATACGCGACCGACGGCGTCTCCAATCAGTTGATCGGATATACGGTGACCTCCGGCGGAATTCTCAACCCGATGATCAACGGCCCCTTCAAGACCGATCAGTTCCCGAACAGCATAACGATCGATCCTCGCGGCTATTACATCTACGTGACGAATTTCAATTCCAACACGCTGAGCGCCTATGCCCTGGATCAGTCCAACGGCACGCCCGCCCAGGTTGCCGGCTCGGGCACCTTCGGAACCCGCACGGGACCGACCTGCGTTGTCGTCGAACCCGGTCTTGGACGCTATGTCTACACCTCCAACTTCCTCGACAATACGGTCACTGCCTTCCAACTCAATCCGCACACCGGATCCCTGGTTGGCGTGCAGAATTCGCCCTTTGCCGCTCCCGGACAACCTACCTGCGTAGCCGCGATCGCACATGGCAATCACGCAGTTCAGGCCATCCCCTAA
- a CDS encoding acyltransferase, whose translation MRREGRFTGDSLSGEVPARLVKPSRLPALTGLRSFAAMNLVFFHFSNPRWFGWLAPVVDAGFISVSFFLLLSGFILAYNYAERGARGEVSARRFWKARLTRLYPVYLLSLLISVQMLHQEFYAHSRPMFIAGVVLTPLLLQGWSPALSTFWNTPAWTMSTEVFFYAFFPFLIRWRMPRRWSRLIALLLIFWVLGMVAPALYTWLLPDGDPHPGRYTNGVWMRALKYTPLPHLPSFLFGVTLAAVHQRIPAASRIRFWLGIVGFASLYAVLFYGARLPYAMMHDGLLMPLFGVLILGLAGTNPLSHFFGFRGFVMIGEASYCLYLLHFNMWTLLHESGALQWTGLIRFDPWISYALLVLGALAALHLVERPGARVMKRLLNA comes from the coding sequence GTGCGGAGAGAAGGTCGGTTCACTGGTGACAGCCTGAGTGGGGAAGTCCCTGCCAGGCTAGTCAAGCCCTCCCGGCTGCCTGCTCTGACGGGGCTGCGCTCGTTCGCTGCAATGAACCTGGTTTTCTTCCACTTTTCCAATCCTCGATGGTTTGGGTGGCTCGCGCCGGTGGTCGATGCCGGATTCATCTCGGTGAGCTTCTTCCTACTGCTGTCCGGATTCATCCTTGCGTATAACTACGCAGAGCGCGGCGCCCGCGGGGAAGTGTCCGCCAGGCGGTTCTGGAAGGCGCGCCTGACGCGGCTGTACCCGGTCTACCTCCTCAGCCTGCTGATCTCCGTGCAGATGCTGCACCAGGAGTTCTACGCCCACTCCAGACCCATGTTTATCGCGGGAGTGGTGCTGACGCCCTTGCTGCTGCAGGGCTGGAGCCCGGCGCTCTCAACATTCTGGAATACTCCGGCGTGGACAATGTCCACCGAGGTCTTCTTCTACGCTTTCTTCCCGTTTCTGATCCGCTGGCGCATGCCGCGGCGCTGGTCGCGGCTCATTGCCCTGCTACTGATCTTCTGGGTTCTGGGCATGGTCGCTCCGGCGCTCTACACGTGGCTGCTGCCGGATGGGGACCCGCACCCGGGCCGCTACACCAACGGTGTGTGGATGAGGGCGCTGAAATATACGCCGCTGCCGCATCTGCCGTCGTTTCTATTTGGCGTGACCCTGGCAGCCGTACATCAGCGGATTCCTGCTGCGTCGCGGATACGCTTCTGGCTGGGCATCGTAGGCTTTGCCAGCCTGTATGCTGTGCTCTTCTACGGGGCGCGGCTGCCGTATGCCATGATGCACGACGGCCTCCTGATGCCGCTGTTCGGGGTGCTGATCCTCGGCCTGGCGGGTACGAATCCCCTGTCCCATTTCTTCGGCTTTCGGGGATTTGTGATGATTGGCGAAGCCAGCTACTGCCTTTACCTACTGCACTTCAACATGTGGACGCTACTGCACGAATCCGGTGCATTACAGTGGACGGGGCTGATTCGCTTTGACCCCTGGATCTCATACGCGCTCCTCGTGCTGGGTGCGTTGGCCGCACTACATCTGGTGGAGCGTCCCGGTGCACGCGTGATGAAGCGTCTGCTGAATGCCTGA
- the pyrH gene encoding UMP kinase, translated as MYKRIVLKLSGEALAAGRGFGVDVTRVHEIAQEIADVHAMGVEIAIVVGGGNFFRGVAEQAKDMDRVSADNMGMLATVINALALQDAIEKQNVVCRVMSAIEMNRVAEPYIRRRALRHLEKGRVVIFAAGLGNPFFSTDTAASLRAMEIKADVLLKATKVEGVYNADPVLSKDAVKFEQITYMEILRLGLKVMDATAVSLCKDNNLPMIIFNMNQPGNIRRVVCGEKVGSLVTA; from the coding sequence ATGTATAAGAGAATCGTTCTGAAGCTCTCCGGAGAAGCTCTGGCCGCAGGCCGCGGCTTCGGTGTTGATGTCACCCGCGTTCACGAAATCGCACAGGAAATTGCCGATGTCCACGCGATGGGCGTCGAAATCGCTATCGTGGTTGGCGGCGGCAACTTTTTCCGGGGTGTGGCAGAGCAGGCGAAGGACATGGACCGCGTTTCCGCGGATAACATGGGCATGCTGGCCACGGTGATCAATGCCCTGGCGCTGCAGGACGCAATCGAGAAGCAAAACGTAGTCTGCCGCGTCATGTCGGCTATCGAGATGAATCGTGTAGCGGAGCCGTACATTCGCCGGCGTGCTCTGCGCCACCTGGAGAAGGGCCGCGTGGTGATCTTCGCTGCCGGGCTGGGCAATCCCTTCTTCTCCACCGATACCGCTGCCTCCCTGCGCGCCATGGAGATCAAAGCCGATGTCCTGCTGAAGGCGACCAAGGTTGAAGGTGTGTACAACGCCGATCCGGTGTTGAGTAAAGATGCCGTGAAATTTGAGCAGATTACCTACATGGAAATCCTGCGGCTCGGGTTAAAGGTGATGGACGCCACCGCAGTGAGCCTTTGCAAGGACAACAATCTGCCGATGATTATTTTCAATATGAACCAGCCGGGCAACATCCGCCGAGTCGTGTGCGGAGAGAAGGTCGGTTCACTGGTGACAGCCTGA
- a CDS encoding DUF4188 domain-containing protein, with amino-acid sequence MATRVVRNTVDLSGYPDLVVIYLGMRVNRIAGVKTILGFGPKISASAEGRPDGLLRHETVLYSLFPMHIGMRQYWRDTDALLEWTRSDPHRQWWQDFLKNSGGTGFWHETYFRRGGMEAIYDDVPAPIGFMAFAPVIPARGPMFGAASRAGKQFTSESILSEKELYEDRGR; translated from the coding sequence ATGGCCACGCGTGTTGTGCGGAATACGGTTGATCTTTCTGGGTACCCGGACCTGGTGGTGATCTACCTGGGTATGAGAGTGAATCGAATCGCCGGGGTCAAAACGATCCTTGGCTTTGGCCCGAAGATCTCCGCTTCGGCGGAAGGGCGGCCCGATGGGCTCCTACGGCACGAGACAGTCCTCTACTCCCTGTTCCCGATGCACATCGGCATGCGTCAGTACTGGCGCGATACGGATGCACTGTTGGAATGGACCCGGTCTGACCCGCATCGTCAGTGGTGGCAGGATTTTCTGAAGAATTCGGGTGGAACCGGATTTTGGCACGAGACGTATTTCCGCCGCGGCGGCATGGAAGCGATCTACGATGACGTGCCAGCCCCGATAGGGTTCATGGCCTTCGCCCCGGTGATTCCGGCGCGCGGTCCGATGTTTGGAGCCGCAAGCCGGGCCGGCAAGCAGTTCACGAGCGAGTCCATTCTTTCAGAGAAGGAACTTTACGAGGATCGGGGCCGGTAA
- the tsf gene encoding translation elongation factor Ts, whose translation MSENISAAQVKDLREKTGAPMMDCRSALVEAKGNLEEAIVVLRKKGMASAAKKAARNTSEGAVGTYIHAGGKIGVLLEINCESDFVARTEDFQELLKDIAMHIAATDPRYIRPEDVTPEDLEREKDIYRAQAAATGKPAPVIEKIVEGKMSKFYEEVCLLEQPFIKEQSVTIKELIGQKVGKLGENMTVRRFARFKVGDAGFTVAQIKQTAEAAE comes from the coding sequence GTGAGTGAGAACATTTCTGCTGCACAGGTAAAGGATCTTCGTGAGAAAACCGGAGCTCCGATGATGGATTGCCGTTCTGCACTGGTGGAAGCCAAGGGCAATCTGGAAGAGGCGATTGTCGTTCTGCGGAAGAAGGGAATGGCTTCGGCTGCGAAGAAGGCGGCCCGCAATACCAGCGAGGGCGCGGTAGGCACGTATATCCACGCCGGTGGCAAGATTGGCGTGCTGCTGGAAATCAATTGCGAGAGCGATTTTGTCGCTCGCACGGAGGACTTCCAGGAGCTGCTGAAGGACATTGCGATGCACATCGCGGCTACCGATCCCCGCTACATTCGCCCGGAGGATGTGACCCCGGAAGATCTCGAGCGCGAGAAGGATATCTATCGTGCCCAGGCCGCCGCTACCGGCAAGCCCGCCCCGGTGATCGAGAAAATCGTGGAAGGCAAGATGAGCAAGTTCTACGAGGAGGTCTGCCTGTTGGAGCAGCCTTTCATCAAGGAACAGTCCGTCACGATCAAGGAACTGATCGGCCAGAAGGTCGGCAAGCTCGGCGAGAACATGACGGTACGCCGCTTTGCGCGCTTCAAGGTAGGGGATGCTGGTTTTACGGTCGCCCAGATCAAGCAGACGGCCGAAGCCGCCGAATAA
- the rpsB gene encoding 30S ribosomal protein S2 — protein MATITMKELLEAGVHFGHQTKRWNPRMKEYIFGERNGIYIIDLQKTLKMFKEASKFVTELTAGGKVILFVGTKRQAQDAIAEEANRCGMFYVNQRWLGGLLTNWVTVQKSVKRLQELDEMATDGRYELLTKKEVIKLERERKHLQANLAGIKNMKRLPDALFIVDSNNEAIAVSEARKLGIPVVAVVDTNCDPTVVDYVIPGNDDALRAIRLFTSKISDSVIEGVQMANDKQFIEVAGVSTTTQAEDVKPEALPNADAVSAASETAAAEPDVVDLEAALGGGIRKAPAAITSLDDTEAAESGL, from the coding sequence TTGGCCACTATCACCATGAAGGAGCTGCTCGAGGCGGGAGTCCACTTCGGGCATCAGACGAAGCGCTGGAATCCGCGGATGAAGGAATACATCTTCGGCGAGCGCAACGGAATCTACATCATCGATCTGCAGAAGACCTTGAAGATGTTCAAGGAAGCCAGCAAGTTCGTCACTGAGCTGACGGCGGGTGGCAAGGTCATTCTGTTTGTCGGCACCAAGCGCCAGGCTCAGGACGCCATTGCGGAAGAAGCAAACCGCTGCGGCATGTTCTATGTCAACCAGCGCTGGCTGGGCGGTCTGTTGACAAACTGGGTCACGGTGCAGAAGTCTGTGAAGCGCCTTCAGGAACTGGATGAGATGGCCACCGACGGCCGCTACGAGCTGTTGACGAAGAAGGAAGTCATCAAGCTGGAACGCGAGCGCAAGCATCTGCAGGCGAACCTCGCCGGCATCAAGAACATGAAGCGTCTTCCGGACGCGCTGTTCATCGTCGACTCCAACAACGAAGCCATCGCTGTGAGCGAAGCCCGCAAGCTGGGCATCCCGGTGGTTGCCGTAGTGGATACGAATTGCGATCCTACGGTGGTCGATTATGTGATCCCGGGCAACGACGATGCGCTGCGCGCGATTCGCCTCTTCACTTCGAAGATCTCCGATTCGGTGATCGAGGGTGTACAGATGGCGAACGATAAGCAGTTCATCGAAGTAGCCGGTGTCAGCACCACGACCCAGGCAGAAGATGTGAAGCCAGAGGCGCTGCCGAATGCCGATGCAGTTTCCGCTGCATCCGAAACCGCGGCGGCCGAACCTGACGTGGTGGACCTGGAAGCAGCGCTGGGCGGAGGCATTCGCAAGGCTCCTGCCGCGATCACTTCCTTGGATGATACTGAGGCTGCGGAGAGCGGACTGTAA
- the rpsI gene encoding 30S ribosomal protein S9 — MADLVQYYGTGRRKSSIARVFLRPGNGGFVVNNKPFETYFVTEQQRVSARRPLVLTETLANFDVVTTVRGGGVSAQADAVKLGIARALMLFNAELRKTLKADGLVTRDARIKERKKYGQKGARARFQFSKR; from the coding sequence ATGGCAGATTTGGTACAGTACTATGGCACAGGACGGCGCAAGTCGAGCATTGCTCGCGTATTTTTGCGTCCCGGCAATGGCGGTTTCGTCGTCAACAACAAGCCGTTCGAAACTTATTTCGTGACGGAGCAGCAGCGGGTTTCCGCCCGGCGTCCCCTGGTATTGACCGAGACGCTTGCAAACTTCGATGTCGTGACGACGGTTCGCGGCGGCGGCGTCAGTGCGCAGGCCGACGCGGTTAAGCTTGGTATCGCCCGGGCCCTGATGCTCTTCAATGCAGAGCTTCGCAAGACGCTCAAGGCCGATGGCCTGGTCACGCGCGATGCCCGCATCAAGGAACGCAAGAAGTACGGTCAGAAGGGCGCTCGCGCACGCTTCCAGTTCTCCAAGCGCTAG